A genome region from Coffea arabica cultivar ET-39 chromosome 7e, Coffea Arabica ET-39 HiFi, whole genome shotgun sequence includes the following:
- the LOC113701870 gene encoding aspartyl protease family protein 1-like isoform X2 gives MGFLFSSTSSSCRSDRIMVFVDGKVLVFMGFIMLISGIHSSEASGSASGTFGFDIHHRYSNPVRSIFDFDGLPEKHSFDYYAAMAHRDRYNRGRYLAGTTTPVTFVAGNDTLRLNSLGFLYYANVSVGTPELWFLVALDTGSDLFWLPCDCTSCVRGLVTRSGQRIDLNMYSLDTSSTGMTVPCNSTMCDARRRACSASRKACAYEVSYLSGNTSSTGLLVEDVLHLATDDSQQKVVDAPITLGCGIVQTGGFLDGAAPNGLFGLGMDTISVPSTLASKGLAANSFSMCFGNDGVGRIVFGDKGSTDQGETPFNLHQLHPAYNISITQIAVGENITDVDFTAIFDSGTSFTYVNDPAYSIITENFNSRVQQPRYPSDSQIPFEFCYNLSPNETGFDMPSLNLTMKGGDPFSITNPSEIFQLSNNRYIYCLAVVKSGDVNIIGQNFMTGYRVVFNRENMTLGWKPSNCYDDVQTKNGSNTLPVNQRNGTQAPSPSTLVPEATSGKGSTSPVATAIPTQSPPGSNAPDSNSISCKILVFLFCLLSHYLIILSY, from the exons ATgggatttttgttttcttctacTAGTAGTAGCTGTAGAAGTGATAGAATCATGGTTTTTGTAGATGGTAAAGTTTTGGTTTTTATGGGTTTCATTATGCTAATCTCGGGCATACACAGCTCTGAAGCTAGTGGTTCTGCTTCTGGGACCTTCGGGTTTGATATCCATCACAGATACTCTAACCCGGTTAGGAGTATTTTCGACTTTGATGGCTTGCCGGAAAAACATTCTTTCGACTACTACGCCGCCATGGCCCACCGTGATCGCTACAACCGGGGTCGCTACCTCGCCGGCACCACCACCCCTGTCACCTTCGTCGCTGGCAATGACACCCTCCGCCTTAATTCCTTGGGATT TTTGTACTATGCAAATGTCTCCGTTGGAACACCAGAATTGTGGTTCTTGGTCGCACTCGATACTGGAAGTGACTTGTTTTGGCTGCCTTGTGATTGTACCAGTTGTGTGCGTGGCTTGGTGACAAGATCAGGACAA CGAATTGATTTAAACATGTACAGTCTGGATACATCCTCAACTGGCATGACTGTTCCGTGCAACAGTACAATGTGTGATGCACGAAGAAGAGCATGCTCAGCTTCACGCAAGGCTTGTGCTTATGAAGTTAGTTACCTTTCCGGCAACACTTCATCTACAGGGTTGTTAGTTGAGGATGTTTTGCACTTGGCTACGGATGATAGTCAGCAGAAAGTTGTTGATGCGCCAATTACATTGGG CTGTGGAATAGTTCAAACTGGTGGATTTTTGGATGGTGCTGCTCCCAATGGTCTGTTTGGTCTAGGTATGGACACTATATCAGTTCCTAGCACATTAGCAAGCAAAGGGCTAGCTGCAAATTCTTTTTCGATGTGTTTTGGGAATGATGGAGTTGGAAGAATTGTTTTTGGAGATAAAGGAAGTACAGACCAAGGAGAAACACCATTCAATCTTCATCAACTACA CCCAGCTTACAACATAAGCATTACGCAAATAGCTGTGGGAGAGAATATCACAGATGTTGATTTCACTGCTATTTTTGATTCTGGCACCTCATTTACATATGTCAATGACCCAGCTTACTCAATTATAACCGAGAAT TTCAATTCTCGGGTCCAACAGCCACGTTATCCATCTGATTCCCAAATTCCTTTTGAATTTTGCTATAATCTAAG TCCCAATGAAACAGGCTTTGACATGCCCTCTCTGAATTTGACGATGAAAGGGGGAGATCCATTTTCGATCACTAATCCATCGGAAATATTTCAACTTTCG aataatagatatatatattgttTGGCAGTTGTTAAAAGTGGGGATGTCAACATCATCGGAC AAAATTTCATGACTGGTTATCGGGTAGTTTTCAACCGCGAGAACATGACTCTGGGATGGAAGCCATCTAACT GCTACGATGATGTGCAAACTAAGAATGGATCAAACACATTGCCCGTTAACCAACGGAACGGTACCCAAGCTCCTTCACCCTCAACTCTCGTGCCAGAAGCCACATCTGGAAAGGGAAGTACTTCTCCTGTGGCAACTGCAATTCCAACACAATCACCCCCGGGGAGCAATGCACCGGATTCGAACTCCATATCTTGCAAAATCCTTGTCTTTCTGTTTTGCCTGTTGAGCCATTATTTGATTATTCTTTCTTACTGA
- the LOC113701870 gene encoding aspartyl protease family protein 1-like isoform X1 — MILLLVGTKSEKASYSTVDSFNQQNSTSPPSPSSEASGSASGTFGFDIHHRYSNPVRSIFDFDGLPEKHSFDYYAAMAHRDRYNRGRYLAGTTTPVTFVAGNDTLRLNSLGFLYYANVSVGTPELWFLVALDTGSDLFWLPCDCTSCVRGLVTRSGQRIDLNMYSLDTSSTGMTVPCNSTMCDARRRACSASRKACAYEVSYLSGNTSSTGLLVEDVLHLATDDSQQKVVDAPITLGCGIVQTGGFLDGAAPNGLFGLGMDTISVPSTLASKGLAANSFSMCFGNDGVGRIVFGDKGSTDQGETPFNLHQLHPAYNISITQIAVGENITDVDFTAIFDSGTSFTYVNDPAYSIITENFNSRVQQPRYPSDSQIPFEFCYNLSPNETGFDMPSLNLTMKGGDPFSITNPSEIFQLSNNRYIYCLAVVKSGDVNIIGQNFMTGYRVVFNRENMTLGWKPSNCYDDVQTKNGSNTLPVNQRNGTQAPSPSTLVPEATSGKGSTSPVATAIPTQSPPGSNAPDSNSISCKILVFLFCLLSHYLIILSY, encoded by the exons atGATATTACTCCTAGTTGGAACGAAATCAGAAAAAGCGAGTTACTCTACAGTGGATTCGTTCAACCAACAAAATTCAACTTCTCCTCCCAGTCCCAG CTCTGAAGCTAGTGGTTCTGCTTCTGGGACCTTCGGGTTTGATATCCATCACAGATACTCTAACCCGGTTAGGAGTATTTTCGACTTTGATGGCTTGCCGGAAAAACATTCTTTCGACTACTACGCCGCCATGGCCCACCGTGATCGCTACAACCGGGGTCGCTACCTCGCCGGCACCACCACCCCTGTCACCTTCGTCGCTGGCAATGACACCCTCCGCCTTAATTCCTTGGGATT TTTGTACTATGCAAATGTCTCCGTTGGAACACCAGAATTGTGGTTCTTGGTCGCACTCGATACTGGAAGTGACTTGTTTTGGCTGCCTTGTGATTGTACCAGTTGTGTGCGTGGCTTGGTGACAAGATCAGGACAA CGAATTGATTTAAACATGTACAGTCTGGATACATCCTCAACTGGCATGACTGTTCCGTGCAACAGTACAATGTGTGATGCACGAAGAAGAGCATGCTCAGCTTCACGCAAGGCTTGTGCTTATGAAGTTAGTTACCTTTCCGGCAACACTTCATCTACAGGGTTGTTAGTTGAGGATGTTTTGCACTTGGCTACGGATGATAGTCAGCAGAAAGTTGTTGATGCGCCAATTACATTGGG CTGTGGAATAGTTCAAACTGGTGGATTTTTGGATGGTGCTGCTCCCAATGGTCTGTTTGGTCTAGGTATGGACACTATATCAGTTCCTAGCACATTAGCAAGCAAAGGGCTAGCTGCAAATTCTTTTTCGATGTGTTTTGGGAATGATGGAGTTGGAAGAATTGTTTTTGGAGATAAAGGAAGTACAGACCAAGGAGAAACACCATTCAATCTTCATCAACTACA CCCAGCTTACAACATAAGCATTACGCAAATAGCTGTGGGAGAGAATATCACAGATGTTGATTTCACTGCTATTTTTGATTCTGGCACCTCATTTACATATGTCAATGACCCAGCTTACTCAATTATAACCGAGAAT TTCAATTCTCGGGTCCAACAGCCACGTTATCCATCTGATTCCCAAATTCCTTTTGAATTTTGCTATAATCTAAG TCCCAATGAAACAGGCTTTGACATGCCCTCTCTGAATTTGACGATGAAAGGGGGAGATCCATTTTCGATCACTAATCCATCGGAAATATTTCAACTTTCG aataatagatatatatattgttTGGCAGTTGTTAAAAGTGGGGATGTCAACATCATCGGAC AAAATTTCATGACTGGTTATCGGGTAGTTTTCAACCGCGAGAACATGACTCTGGGATGGAAGCCATCTAACT GCTACGATGATGTGCAAACTAAGAATGGATCAAACACATTGCCCGTTAACCAACGGAACGGTACCCAAGCTCCTTCACCCTCAACTCTCGTGCCAGAAGCCACATCTGGAAAGGGAAGTACTTCTCCTGTGGCAACTGCAATTCCAACACAATCACCCCCGGGGAGCAATGCACCGGATTCGAACTCCATATCTTGCAAAATCCTTGTCTTTCTGTTTTGCCTGTTGAGCCATTATTTGATTATTCTTTCTTACTGA
- the LOC140010863 gene encoding aspartyl protease family protein 1-like isoform X2: MSSFFIFLLTLLCFWLLLQCSNAHIFTLEMHHRFSEPIKKWSQKTGKNFMVQSWPTKGSVEYYQQLANHDRLLRGRRLSESDGLLTFSDGNSTFRISSLGFLHYTTVTVGTPGMKFMVALDTGSDLFWVPCECGRCASIADPLHSPDFELSIYNLNGSLTSKTVTCNNHFCSHQADCLDTSSRCPYSVSYVSSETSTSGILVEDIIHLKSEDDHEGHVQAYIIFGCGQVQTGSFLDVAAPNGLFGLGLEKISVPSILSQKGYTADSFSMCFGHDGTGRINFGDKGSLDQEETPFNVNPLHPTYNISVVQIRVGTALIDSEFTALFDSGTSFTYLVDPAYSMILENFHLQARDKRHLPDARIPFEYCYDMSPDANTSLIPTISLTLKGGGQYVVYDPIIVISTQHQLIYCLAVVKSQDFNIIGQNFMTGYRVVFDREKLVLGWKKFDCESLATDEISVRNCTNAFVHLLKNNNGYDDVEESTASIPRNSSSVPPAVAAGVGTKSTPSSEENRRSKPQTSFASSPDHCFHLIYLHLQLLFLLTLV, encoded by the exons ATGTCatctttcttcattttcttgctcacaTTGCTTTGTTTTTGGCTACTTCTTCAATGCTCAAATGCCCACATTTTCACTCTGGAAATGCACCACCGATTCTCTGAACCCATCAAGAAATGGTCCCAGAAAACTGGCAAGAACTTCATGGTCCAAAGCTGGCCTACTAAGGGCAGTGTAGAGTACTATCAACAGCTGGCTAACCATGACAGGCTACTAAGGGGCCGGCGTTTATCAGAATCTGATGGACTTCTCACTTTTTCTGACGGCAACTCAACTTTTCGGATCAGCTCTTTAGGATT TTTGCATTATACTACAGTGACAGTAGGGACACCTGGCATGAAGTTTATGGTGGCGTTGGATACTGGGAGTGACTTATTTTGGGTGCCTTGTGAATGTGGGAGATGTGCATCTATTGCTGATCCACTTCATAGCCCA GATTTTGAGCTTAGCATATACAACCTAAATGGGTCATTAACAAGCAAGACAGTTACTTGCAACAACCATTTTTGCTCACACCAGGCTGATTGTCTTGATACTTCTAGTCGTTGCCCTTACTCTGTATCCTATGTCTCATCTGAAACTTCAACTTCTGGAATACTAGTGGAGGACATTATACACTTGAAAAGTGAAGATGACCATGAAGGACATGTTCAGGCATACATAATTTTTGG TTGTGGACAGGTTCAAACTGGATCTTTTCTAGATGTGGCAGCTCCAAATGGTCTGTTTGGGCTTGGCTTGGAGAAGATATCAGTTCCTAGCATTTTATCGCAAAAAGGTTATACAGCTGATTCTTTCTCTATGTGTTTTGGCCATGATGGCACTGGAAGGATCAACTTTGGAGATAAGGGAAGCCTTGATCAGGAAGAGACTCCATTCAACGTGAATCCCTTACA CCCAACTTACAATATCAGCGTTGTCCAAATTCGTGTGGGAACTGCTCTCATTGATTCAGAATTTACAGCTCTTTTTGATTCTGGAACCTCTTTCACGTATCTTGTTGACCCTGCCTATTCAATGATTTTGGAAAAC TTCCATTTACAAGCACGAGATAAGCGCCACCTACCTGATGCAAGGATCCCATTTGAGTATTGTTATGATATGAG TCCTGACGCAAACACTAGTTTGATTCCTACTATTAGCTTAACTCTTAAAGGTGGTGGTCAGTATGTTGTGTATGATCCAATCATTGTCATCTCCACTCAG CATCAACTTATATATTGCCTTGCTGTTGTCAAGAGTCAAGACTTCAATATAATTGGAC AAAACTTTATGACTGGCTACCGTGTAGTCTTCGACCGAGAAAAACTTGTGCTGGGATGGAAGAAGTTTGACTGTGAGTCCCTTGCTACAGATGAGATTTCAGTTCGCAACTGCACAAATGCTTTTGTtcatttgttaaaaaataacaacg GTTATGATGATGTTGAGGAATCAACTGCATCCATACCAAGAAACTCAAGCAGTGTGCCGCCAGCTGTTGCTGCTGGTGTAGGAACTAAATCCACGCCAAGCTCAGAAGAAAATAGGAGGAGCAAACCTCAGACTTCTTTTGCATCATCCCCTGATCACTGCTTCCATCTGATCTACCTGCACCTCCAACTTTTGTTCCTGCTGACTCTAGTATAG
- the LOC140010863 gene encoding aspartyl protease family protein 1-like isoform X1, translating into MSSFFIFLLTLLCFWLLLQCSNAHIFTLEMHHRFSEPIKKWSQKTGKNFMVQSWPTKGSVEYYQQLANHDRLLRGRRLSESDGLLTFSDGNSTFRISSLGFLHYTTVTVGTPGMKFMVALDTGSDLFWVPCECGRCASIADPLHSPLSSLLQDFELSIYNLNGSLTSKTVTCNNHFCSHQADCLDTSSRCPYSVSYVSSETSTSGILVEDIIHLKSEDDHEGHVQAYIIFGCGQVQTGSFLDVAAPNGLFGLGLEKISVPSILSQKGYTADSFSMCFGHDGTGRINFGDKGSLDQEETPFNVNPLHPTYNISVVQIRVGTALIDSEFTALFDSGTSFTYLVDPAYSMILENFHLQARDKRHLPDARIPFEYCYDMSPDANTSLIPTISLTLKGGGQYVVYDPIIVISTQHQLIYCLAVVKSQDFNIIGQNFMTGYRVVFDREKLVLGWKKFDCESLATDEISVRNCTNAFVHLLKNNNGYDDVEESTASIPRNSSSVPPAVAAGVGTKSTPSSEENRRSKPQTSFASSPDHCFHLIYLHLQLLFLLTLV; encoded by the exons ATGTCatctttcttcattttcttgctcacaTTGCTTTGTTTTTGGCTACTTCTTCAATGCTCAAATGCCCACATTTTCACTCTGGAAATGCACCACCGATTCTCTGAACCCATCAAGAAATGGTCCCAGAAAACTGGCAAGAACTTCATGGTCCAAAGCTGGCCTACTAAGGGCAGTGTAGAGTACTATCAACAGCTGGCTAACCATGACAGGCTACTAAGGGGCCGGCGTTTATCAGAATCTGATGGACTTCTCACTTTTTCTGACGGCAACTCAACTTTTCGGATCAGCTCTTTAGGATT TTTGCATTATACTACAGTGACAGTAGGGACACCTGGCATGAAGTTTATGGTGGCGTTGGATACTGGGAGTGACTTATTTTGGGTGCCTTGTGAATGTGGGAGATGTGCATCTATTGCTGATCCACTTCATAGCCCA CTTAGTTCCTTGCTGCAGGATTTTGAGCTTAGCATATACAACCTAAATGGGTCATTAACAAGCAAGACAGTTACTTGCAACAACCATTTTTGCTCACACCAGGCTGATTGTCTTGATACTTCTAGTCGTTGCCCTTACTCTGTATCCTATGTCTCATCTGAAACTTCAACTTCTGGAATACTAGTGGAGGACATTATACACTTGAAAAGTGAAGATGACCATGAAGGACATGTTCAGGCATACATAATTTTTGG TTGTGGACAGGTTCAAACTGGATCTTTTCTAGATGTGGCAGCTCCAAATGGTCTGTTTGGGCTTGGCTTGGAGAAGATATCAGTTCCTAGCATTTTATCGCAAAAAGGTTATACAGCTGATTCTTTCTCTATGTGTTTTGGCCATGATGGCACTGGAAGGATCAACTTTGGAGATAAGGGAAGCCTTGATCAGGAAGAGACTCCATTCAACGTGAATCCCTTACA CCCAACTTACAATATCAGCGTTGTCCAAATTCGTGTGGGAACTGCTCTCATTGATTCAGAATTTACAGCTCTTTTTGATTCTGGAACCTCTTTCACGTATCTTGTTGACCCTGCCTATTCAATGATTTTGGAAAAC TTCCATTTACAAGCACGAGATAAGCGCCACCTACCTGATGCAAGGATCCCATTTGAGTATTGTTATGATATGAG TCCTGACGCAAACACTAGTTTGATTCCTACTATTAGCTTAACTCTTAAAGGTGGTGGTCAGTATGTTGTGTATGATCCAATCATTGTCATCTCCACTCAG CATCAACTTATATATTGCCTTGCTGTTGTCAAGAGTCAAGACTTCAATATAATTGGAC AAAACTTTATGACTGGCTACCGTGTAGTCTTCGACCGAGAAAAACTTGTGCTGGGATGGAAGAAGTTTGACTGTGAGTCCCTTGCTACAGATGAGATTTCAGTTCGCAACTGCACAAATGCTTTTGTtcatttgttaaaaaataacaacg GTTATGATGATGTTGAGGAATCAACTGCATCCATACCAAGAAACTCAAGCAGTGTGCCGCCAGCTGTTGCTGCTGGTGTAGGAACTAAATCCACGCCAAGCTCAGAAGAAAATAGGAGGAGCAAACCTCAGACTTCTTTTGCATCATCCCCTGATCACTGCTTCCATCTGATCTACCTGCACCTCCAACTTTTGTTCCTGCTGACTCTAGTATAG
- the LOC140010863 gene encoding aspartyl protease family protein 1-like isoform X3: MSSFFIFLLTLLCFWLLLQCSNAHIFTLEMHHRFSEPIKKWSQKTGKNFMVQSWPTKGSVEYYQQLANHDRLLRGRRLSESDGLLTFSDGNSTFRISSLGFLHYTTVTVGTPGMKFMVALDTGSDLFWVPCECGRCASIADPLHSPLSSLLQDFELSIYNLNGSLTSKTVTCNNHFCSHQADCLDTSSRCPYSVSYVSSETSTSGILVEDIIHLKSEDDHEGHVQAYIIFGCGQVQTGSFLDVAAPNGLFGLGLEKISVPSILSQKGYTADSFSMCFGHDGTGRINFGDKGSLDQEETPFNVNPLHPTYNISVVQIRVGTALIDSEFTALFDSGTSFTYLVDPAYSMILENFHLQARDKRHLPDARIPFEYCYDMSPDANTSLIPTISLTLKGGGQYVVYDPIIVISTQHQLIYCLAVVKSQDFNIIGQNFMTGYRVVFDREKLVLGWKKFDCYDDVEESTASIPRNSSSVPPAVAAGVGTKSTPSSEENRRSKPQTSFASSPDHCFHLIYLHLQLLFLLTLV, from the exons ATGTCatctttcttcattttcttgctcacaTTGCTTTGTTTTTGGCTACTTCTTCAATGCTCAAATGCCCACATTTTCACTCTGGAAATGCACCACCGATTCTCTGAACCCATCAAGAAATGGTCCCAGAAAACTGGCAAGAACTTCATGGTCCAAAGCTGGCCTACTAAGGGCAGTGTAGAGTACTATCAACAGCTGGCTAACCATGACAGGCTACTAAGGGGCCGGCGTTTATCAGAATCTGATGGACTTCTCACTTTTTCTGACGGCAACTCAACTTTTCGGATCAGCTCTTTAGGATT TTTGCATTATACTACAGTGACAGTAGGGACACCTGGCATGAAGTTTATGGTGGCGTTGGATACTGGGAGTGACTTATTTTGGGTGCCTTGTGAATGTGGGAGATGTGCATCTATTGCTGATCCACTTCATAGCCCA CTTAGTTCCTTGCTGCAGGATTTTGAGCTTAGCATATACAACCTAAATGGGTCATTAACAAGCAAGACAGTTACTTGCAACAACCATTTTTGCTCACACCAGGCTGATTGTCTTGATACTTCTAGTCGTTGCCCTTACTCTGTATCCTATGTCTCATCTGAAACTTCAACTTCTGGAATACTAGTGGAGGACATTATACACTTGAAAAGTGAAGATGACCATGAAGGACATGTTCAGGCATACATAATTTTTGG TTGTGGACAGGTTCAAACTGGATCTTTTCTAGATGTGGCAGCTCCAAATGGTCTGTTTGGGCTTGGCTTGGAGAAGATATCAGTTCCTAGCATTTTATCGCAAAAAGGTTATACAGCTGATTCTTTCTCTATGTGTTTTGGCCATGATGGCACTGGAAGGATCAACTTTGGAGATAAGGGAAGCCTTGATCAGGAAGAGACTCCATTCAACGTGAATCCCTTACA CCCAACTTACAATATCAGCGTTGTCCAAATTCGTGTGGGAACTGCTCTCATTGATTCAGAATTTACAGCTCTTTTTGATTCTGGAACCTCTTTCACGTATCTTGTTGACCCTGCCTATTCAATGATTTTGGAAAAC TTCCATTTACAAGCACGAGATAAGCGCCACCTACCTGATGCAAGGATCCCATTTGAGTATTGTTATGATATGAG TCCTGACGCAAACACTAGTTTGATTCCTACTATTAGCTTAACTCTTAAAGGTGGTGGTCAGTATGTTGTGTATGATCCAATCATTGTCATCTCCACTCAG CATCAACTTATATATTGCCTTGCTGTTGTCAAGAGTCAAGACTTCAATATAATTGGAC AAAACTTTATGACTGGCTACCGTGTAGTCTTCGACCGAGAAAAACTTGTGCTGGGATGGAAGAAGTTTGACT GTTATGATGATGTTGAGGAATCAACTGCATCCATACCAAGAAACTCAAGCAGTGTGCCGCCAGCTGTTGCTGCTGGTGTAGGAACTAAATCCACGCCAAGCTCAGAAGAAAATAGGAGGAGCAAACCTCAGACTTCTTTTGCATCATCCCCTGATCACTGCTTCCATCTGATCTACCTGCACCTCCAACTTTTGTTCCTGCTGACTCTAGTATAG
- the LOC140010863 gene encoding aspartyl protease family protein 1-like isoform X4, with translation MSSFFIFLLTLLCFWLLLQCSNAHIFTLEMHHRFSEPIKKWSQKTGKNFMVQSWPTKGSVEYYQQLANHDRLLRGRRLSESDGLLTFSDGNSTFRISSLGFLHYTTVTVGTPGMKFMVALDTGSDLFWVPCECGRCASIADPLHSPDFELSIYNLNGSLTSKTVTCNNHFCSHQADCLDTSSRCPYSVSYVSSETSTSGILVEDIIHLKSEDDHEGHVQAYIIFGCGQVQTGSFLDVAAPNGLFGLGLEKISVPSILSQKGYTADSFSMCFGHDGTGRINFGDKGSLDQEETPFNVNPLHPTYNISVVQIRVGTALIDSEFTALFDSGTSFTYLVDPAYSMILENFHLQARDKRHLPDARIPFEYCYDMSPDANTSLIPTISLTLKGGGQYVVYDPIIVISTQHQLIYCLAVVKSQDFNIIGQNFMTGYRVVFDREKLVLGWKKFDCYDDVEESTASIPRNSSSVPPAVAAGVGTKSTPSSEENRRSKPQTSFASSPDHCFHLIYLHLQLLFLLTLV, from the exons ATGTCatctttcttcattttcttgctcacaTTGCTTTGTTTTTGGCTACTTCTTCAATGCTCAAATGCCCACATTTTCACTCTGGAAATGCACCACCGATTCTCTGAACCCATCAAGAAATGGTCCCAGAAAACTGGCAAGAACTTCATGGTCCAAAGCTGGCCTACTAAGGGCAGTGTAGAGTACTATCAACAGCTGGCTAACCATGACAGGCTACTAAGGGGCCGGCGTTTATCAGAATCTGATGGACTTCTCACTTTTTCTGACGGCAACTCAACTTTTCGGATCAGCTCTTTAGGATT TTTGCATTATACTACAGTGACAGTAGGGACACCTGGCATGAAGTTTATGGTGGCGTTGGATACTGGGAGTGACTTATTTTGGGTGCCTTGTGAATGTGGGAGATGTGCATCTATTGCTGATCCACTTCATAGCCCA GATTTTGAGCTTAGCATATACAACCTAAATGGGTCATTAACAAGCAAGACAGTTACTTGCAACAACCATTTTTGCTCACACCAGGCTGATTGTCTTGATACTTCTAGTCGTTGCCCTTACTCTGTATCCTATGTCTCATCTGAAACTTCAACTTCTGGAATACTAGTGGAGGACATTATACACTTGAAAAGTGAAGATGACCATGAAGGACATGTTCAGGCATACATAATTTTTGG TTGTGGACAGGTTCAAACTGGATCTTTTCTAGATGTGGCAGCTCCAAATGGTCTGTTTGGGCTTGGCTTGGAGAAGATATCAGTTCCTAGCATTTTATCGCAAAAAGGTTATACAGCTGATTCTTTCTCTATGTGTTTTGGCCATGATGGCACTGGAAGGATCAACTTTGGAGATAAGGGAAGCCTTGATCAGGAAGAGACTCCATTCAACGTGAATCCCTTACA CCCAACTTACAATATCAGCGTTGTCCAAATTCGTGTGGGAACTGCTCTCATTGATTCAGAATTTACAGCTCTTTTTGATTCTGGAACCTCTTTCACGTATCTTGTTGACCCTGCCTATTCAATGATTTTGGAAAAC TTCCATTTACAAGCACGAGATAAGCGCCACCTACCTGATGCAAGGATCCCATTTGAGTATTGTTATGATATGAG TCCTGACGCAAACACTAGTTTGATTCCTACTATTAGCTTAACTCTTAAAGGTGGTGGTCAGTATGTTGTGTATGATCCAATCATTGTCATCTCCACTCAG CATCAACTTATATATTGCCTTGCTGTTGTCAAGAGTCAAGACTTCAATATAATTGGAC AAAACTTTATGACTGGCTACCGTGTAGTCTTCGACCGAGAAAAACTTGTGCTGGGATGGAAGAAGTTTGACT GTTATGATGATGTTGAGGAATCAACTGCATCCATACCAAGAAACTCAAGCAGTGTGCCGCCAGCTGTTGCTGCTGGTGTAGGAACTAAATCCACGCCAAGCTCAGAAGAAAATAGGAGGAGCAAACCTCAGACTTCTTTTGCATCATCCCCTGATCACTGCTTCCATCTGATCTACCTGCACCTCCAACTTTTGTTCCTGCTGACTCTAGTATAG
- the LOC140011063 gene encoding uncharacterized protein, whose protein sequence is MHHLSVKSNVVDTGAETRLGYGCNNPPLCPKPRRLGSSVPEFLRTLGCNSHSQINSDGRSGTLSMITTEKTRDEGESLCSNGCSLSFYSGSPPGRTSNPLVHDVQFVHQMEHYSPLTRTKLPDRFGFTSASPA, encoded by the exons ATGCATCACTTATCAGTTAAAAGCAATGTTGTTGATACAGGAGCCGAGACCAGGCTTGGGTACGGATGCAACAATCCTCCCCTCTGTCCAAAGCCTCGCCGGCTTGGATCTTCTGTTCCTGAATTTCTCAGGACCTTAGGATGCAACAGTCACAG TCAAATAAATTCTGATGGCAGAAGTGGAACTCTCAGCATGATTACAACCGAAAAG ACAAGGGATGAGGGAGAATCTTTGTGCAGTAATGGATGCTCACTTTCCTTCTACTCGGGATCTCCTCCGGGCAGAACCAGTAACCCTTTGGTTCATGATGTACAGTTCGTTCATCAGATGGAGCATTATTCTCCATTAACCAGAACAAAActgcctgatcgattcggtTTCACCTCTGCCTCTCCAGCATGA